A stretch of Canis lupus baileyi chromosome 2, mCanLup2.hap1, whole genome shotgun sequence DNA encodes these proteins:
- the LOC140615203 gene encoding olfactory receptor 6C2-like, which yields MRNGTITTFILLGLTDDPELQVLIFIFLFLTYTLSITGNLAIIILTFVDPHLKTPMYFFLKNFSFLEISFTSAIIPRYLYSIATGDNVITYNACVIQVFFTDLCGVSEFFLLAAMSYDRYVAICKPLHYVIIMSNSVCRILNICCWVAGLCIIIPPLSLGLNLKFCDSNIIDHFGCDAFPLVKISCSDTRFMEWTVIICAIVTLNMTLTCVVLSYAYIIKTIFRFPSVQQRKKAFSTCSSHMIVVSITYGTCIFIYMNPTAKEKVTINKVVSLLISSISPTLNPFIYTLRNNQVKKAFEDSIKRIALLSTK from the coding sequence ATGAGAAACGGTACAATAACAACATTCATTCTGCTGGGACTGACAGATGACCCTGAGCTGCAAgttctgatttttatctttctatttctcACCTACACTTTGAGTATAACTGGAAACCTGGCCATCATCATACTCACTTTTGTGGATCCCCACCTTAAAACACCCatgtactttttcttaaaaaatttctctttcttggagATCTCATTCACATCTGCCATTATTCCCAGATATTTGTATAGCATAGCAACGGGTGACAATGTTATTACCTATAATGCTTGTGTCATTCAAGTGTTTTTTACTGACCTCTGTGGAGTATCAGAGTTTTTTCTGCTGGCCGCCAtgtcctatgaccgctatgtTGCCATCTGCAAACCCTTGCATTATGTGATCATAATGAGTAACAGCGTCTGCAGGATTCTCAATATCTGTTGTTGGGTGGCTGGTTTATGTATCATAATCCCACCACTTAGCCTGGgtttaaatctaaaattttgtGACTCTAACATAATTGATCATTTTGGCTGTGATGCATTTCCCTTAGTGAAAATCTCATGTTCAGATACAAGGTTCATGGAATGGACAGTTATAATATGTGCCATAGTGACCTTGAATATGACTCTTACCTGTGTGGTTCTGTCATATGCTTACATCATCAAGACAATTTTTAGATTCCCTTCTGTTCAACAAAGGAAAAAGGCCTTTTCGACGTGTTCTTCCCACATGATTGTGGTATCCATCACCTATGGCACATGCATTTTCATCTATATGAATCctacagcaaaggaaaaagtgaCCATTAATAAAGTGGTTTCACTGCTCATTTCTTCTATTTCACCTACATTGAACCCATTTATTTATACCTTGAGAAACAATCAAGTTAAGAAAGCCTTCGAGGACTCAATCAAAAGAATTGCCTTGCTCTCAACTAAGTAA